AGCCAATAGAGGCCGAAGAAGGCGAAGAAGCTGAGCAGGAACTTGAACTTGAAGAGGATGAAGATGAGCGACTTCGCCTTGGCCAGAAAGAAGAAGACCGGCGCGAGCGGGCCTAGGCGTCGCGTCCACTTGGCTTTGTTCTCGTCGGCGGCCTTGCCGCGGTCGTCGATGGCCTGGATGCGGGCTTCGATGCCCTCCACCTGCTTGGTCCCGGCAGGGATCCACTGCAGCATGGAAGCCCAGGTGGCGCGGGCTTCAGCCCACTTCTGCTGCTGCTCCTGCTGCGCCGCCAAGGAGGCGAGCAGGCGCAGGTGAGCGGAGTAGACGATGGTCTGGCAGTCCGGGCAGGCGAGTGTGCCTTCAGGCAGCCAGTGGCTGCACTGGGGGCAGTTATGGATGGGCTCGGGCGCGGCGATGTTCGGGTTAGGTGGGGCGGAAGATGCGGTGGCTTCGATCACAGAGTTCGGCAGAAAAAGGCCTCTGCCTCTATGGTATCCGTTTCCGGGCGAATGGCTACTGCGGCAGGCGACGGTCGGCGGTCATGCGCCAGGCAAAGCGGATACCAATGAAGAGGATGAAGAGGCCGATGAGGCCGCTGCCGAAGTTGTGCTGGACCAAAATGAACGGAGAAGCCAAGGCAAACCCGACAAGTAAGCTGATCAACTTCGCGCTGTAGTGGACGAAGGCTCTGTGGCTTTCGTGCATCTCCCAAAGGAATTCGGGGATCTCCGCCATCGATACAGAGAGGTAGGTGAGAGCTGCCGCGACGACCTGGAATTTTCTGCCTCCGAGGCCTTTTGTCGCGTGCAGCATGGCCTTTCCAATGAGGAAGCCGACGCCGACAGCAGCATAGCCGATCGTAATGTGCGTGACGATGTTGAACGCTGCGTAGAGGATGCTTCCGACAATAGCGGCGGCGATGCCATAGGCGACTGCATGAACGAAACGATCATGGTCGGCGCGGTGTTCATAGCTCCGTACGTCGCCGCTGACGATCTGATTCGGATAGACGGGGGCTTCGGGCTGACCAAGATACTCAGCCTTTTCAAAGTCGGGCAGATTGGAGGACATCAGGTTTCCTTCGCGGAACAGGGTGGGGTCTCGCGAAGGATAGCATCGCCACCTGCGCGGCGGAAGATAAAGATTCGATCAAGGCAGGATGTCCCGCCGGACGGGCCCGCTGCGCGCGGAGCGGTCACTTCGTGACTTATATACCGCTTCGCGTGGCGCTCACGTCGTTCGCGACAAAGAGGCTCAGGTTTGCTGGCCTCGGCCGCCTTGGTCCGTTGCGTCGCTCAGGACCACCTTGACCGTCATCTTCTTCTGGCCACGGAAGATGGTGAGAGTCATGGTGTCTCCCGCCCGATGAGAGTTGATGGCGGCGGAGAGATCCTGCGTGTTGGCGATGTCCTGTCCGTCGGCTGCAACGATCAGGTCTCCGCCGAGCATGACGGGCATATTTCCCTGGTAGACGCGCTGGGTGCCACCCTTCAGGCCGGCGCGGTCGGCTGCTCCACCGGGAATGACCTTCTGGATGAGAATGCCGTAGTCGGCGGGCAGGCCGATCTGCTCGGCGACCTCGGGGCCGATGGGGAAGATCACCACGTCGAGTGAGGGGCGGCGGACGCGGCCATACTTTTCGAAGTCCGAGAGCACCTGTTTCGCGCTGTTGATCGGGATGGCGAAGCCGATTCCGGAGGACTGGTCGGCGCCATTGTTCGCGATGAGGGTGGTGATGCCGATGACCTCGCCGCGCGAGTTGAGCAGCGGGCCACCGGAGTTGCCGGGGTTTACGGCGGCGTCGGTCTGGATGGCGTCCTCGATGGGATTGCCCTGCGGGCCTTTGATGGACCGGATGGCGGAGATGATCCCGCGGGTCATGGTGCCCGAGAGTCCGAAGGGATTACCAATGGCGTAGACGCGCTGGCCGACGACGAGGCCGGCGGAGTCCGACAGTGTTGCCGGGACAAGGTTGGGAGCGTCGATCTGAAGCAGGGCGAGATCGTGGTTCTTGTCCGTGACAATCACCTTTGCCTTGTACTTGTGCTTGTCGGAGAGGGTGACCTCGACGTGCTGGGCGTTGTCGATGACGTGGTTGTTGGTGAGGATGTGGCCCTGCTTGTCGAGGATGAAGCCTGAGCCCTGGCCCTGCTGGGGGACCGAACCGTAGAAGAAGTCGAAGGCGACGGCGGTGCTGGTGATGTTGACCACGGAGGGCAGAGCCTTCTTGTAGACGGCGATGTTCTGCTGCTCTTCGGTGTCGAACGCGGGCGCGGCGGCGG
This Granulicella aggregans DNA region includes the following protein-coding sequences:
- a CDS encoding S1C family serine protease; translated protein: MKLRRVLLVLLLLSGFYYVTTHFVSSGAFAPMVHRALNIPDADAIHTASATGPGGTFELTEAAAAPAFDTEEQQNIAVYKKALPSVVNITSTAVAFDFFYGSVPQQGQGSGFILDKQGHILTNNHVIDNAQHVEVTLSDKHKYKAKVIVTDKNHDLALLQIDAPNLVPATLSDSAGLVVGQRVYAIGNPFGLSGTMTRGIISAIRSIKGPQGNPIEDAIQTDAAVNPGNSGGPLLNSRGEVIGITTLIANNGADQSSGIGFAIPINSAKQVLSDFEKYGRVRRPSLDVVIFPIGPEVAEQIGLPADYGILIQKVIPGGAADRAGLKGGTQRVYQGNMPVMLGGDLIVAADGQDIANTQDLSAAINSHRAGDTMTLTIFRGQKKMTVKVVLSDATDQGGRGQQT